GGCGAAGACGGCGCAGAGCACGGCGGCGACGAACGTGAGCGCCAGGTTGAAGCCGGAGAAGTAGAAGAAGCCGGCCCAGTACCTCTTGTCCCGGACGAGCCGGACCATGTGGAGCATCTTGACGCCGGAGATGTTCTCGATGGCGAGGTTGATGAGCGACGCGATGACGCCGGTGAGGAGCCCCACCAGGAACGCCAGCGCCCACTTGAGGAACACGTACTGCAGCACCTCCACGGTGGACCGGCTCCTCCAGTCGTGCTTGAAGAGGTCGTTCTCGATGATCCTGCAGGCCACGCCATGCTCAGTTCACGAAACTGGCATCCGAGGATCGGGCGTTTGACGGACGGAGTACTCACTCGTAGTCGAGGCTCTCGATGTGCGAGACCTTGGCGCCGACCATGGCGAGGTGGTTGGCCGTCAGGGTGTTGCTTTTCTTCAGCAGGGGCTGCTCCAGCGAGCTGATGCCATTGCCGGCGCTCCCTGGATCCTCCGAGTCGACGCCGTCATCGTGTTTCCGTCCGGCCGTGGTAGCCGTCTCTTCCTCCATGCCTGTCCCTGCAACAAGAGAGTTTGGTGGCTCTGCTTCTTCAACTGAAGGATGGGAGAGGTGATGTATTTTGGCTTCAGTTCGCTCTCATCTGGCTTGCAAATGCGCTCTTATATAATGGGAGAAATCTCTCGTTCGAGTTATCGTTTTACCGGGCGATATATTTGGACCTTATCAATTTATAAACCGGTTCTTATATGATTGTGGTGCCGACCTCTTATATTTGGACCTTATCAATGTACCCTACTGGTTCTCATATGATTATTATGTGGCTTCATTTTGCATGAAAATTTCTCAGTGCTTTGTCAATGAAAACTGGATCAAATAATTTACTGTATTTTTGTATTTTCTACATAATTGACATTTATATACGGGTACTTTTCATTCTGTATGTACGGCCGACCAATCACACTGATCTGAAGAACTTTCCCATGAAAAGAGAAACAATACTAATCTGAAGAACTATTCCATGGAAAGTGAAACAATACTAATCTGAAGAACCGATCCCTGCCTCGAGAGGCCATGCCTTTTGGGGAGCGAGCAAGGCCCTTCCATTACCTTTTCAGAAGAGTGCAATGCACACAGCTCATTCGGCGTCCACTTGTAAACAATTTTATTGTCATGGACGAATAGGATGGCGTGGAACAATTTTATTGTCATGGACGAATAGGATGGCGTGGAGTGGATGTATGGAACCATCTCATGGCCTCATGGGCGCCAACAAAAGGCATAGGCTCTTTGTCTGCATCTGTGTCGATATTGTCTGCGACAGGTTCAGGACAGAGGGGCCTCTCGCTCTCAGACGGGCGCATTTGGTTAATTATTACTAGATGGTCCATGCCATCAGCAATTGAGCTAGTGGCTGGCTGTCTATTCTCTGCCTCTCAGTGCCGGACAAATTCTCACTAGCTGCTCGTGTGTCAAATTACGTAAATCGCCTAGTAGATTCCAAGGAATTCAGCTGGCTACTGTCCGTTGGATTCCACGGACCAAACCCTTCCAATGCCCAAGAGGTGTGCTTGTCTAATCACTTGTGCACTGGGAGAGGCCAAGCATCACTGTTGAACGATTAAAATGGGCAGTTCTCATTGTTTGGTTCAAGGATCATGTTCTCCACATATGAATAGGCATCACTGTTGAACAATTAAAATGGGTATGTCATATTGTTTGGTTCAAGGACGATGTTCTCTCCCTATAAATAAGCATAATTATTGAACAATTAGAATGGGTAAGTCCTTATAAATAAGTATAATTATCGAACAATTAAAATGGGCAAGTCCCATTGTTTGGTTCAAGGATGATGTGCTCTCCCTATAAATAAGCACATTATTGAACAATTAGAATGGGTAAATCCCATCGTCTAGTTCAAGGATGATTTTCCGTGCCTATATATAGGCGTCACTATTGAACAATTAAAATGGGTAAATCCTGCTCAAGGATTACGTTCTCgttaggccaactccaacgcatgaCCCCAAATGGTTCGGCCGCGTCCGTTTGGGGTTAATCGAAGAGAAATCGCGACCCAACACGTGGGAGCAAACGGACAAACGTCCTTTTTTTGTCCGCTTTCGCCCCATTCCTTGTCCAAATTTGGACCGCGTTTGCGTCAAAATGGATAGCGTGCAGATAGACGAAACACGCGCCCCTCTCCTTATCTGGTCGTCCGTCGGGGACACAAcccccttcccctccccctccTTACCCACGTTTCAAAGGAGTTTTTGCCGACATTTGTGGCTATTTGTCGCCGCATCCGGTAGCAGGGAAGCTACGACCGCCGGCAACGCCCATCGACCCGAACACCTTTCGGCAGACACTGCATAGCCGCCGGCCGCCAACGCCAACCTTGCCTGCTTCCTGTGAGGGGAGCCTGAGGTGCTCTTCCCGACCGCGTCTCCACCACAACCGCAAGGTATTCGACACTTTGCTCACAAGGTACCATGGATAGTGGGGATGAGTATTTTTTTTCACAACTTCATTTGTTCATCGGATGATTCGTCCTCGGATGACAAATAGCTTGTGGTGGCTGCATCGGTCGTCAATGACCACATTTCTAGGCAGCGGCCTCGATTCAGGGATCAATCCCGGGTCATGCTTCGGCCTTGAACCGCAATAGGGAGAGCGGCCACGCCCTGCACTATGCCCATTGCTTTGAGAATACCGCGCTCCACCACAACAGTTCCACTGCCGCTTCCGTATGAGGAGACATGTGTTCAATCATATTCGGGAGGGAGTGGTAGGATATGACCCATACTTTGAGTGCAAAGAGGATGCCCTTGGCAAGCTTGACTTCTCCTCTTACTAGAAATGCACTGCGGCTATTCACATGCTTGTATATGGAATTGCAGGCTACCTTGTGGATGAGTACGTGTGTATGAGTGAGTCCATGTGTCTCCTATCAATGTACAATTTCTGCAAAGccgtggtggcagtgtttggccCTGAGTACCTGAGAGAGCCAACTACACGAATACAAAAAGGTTGTTGGCGATGAATGCCGATAGGGACTTTCCAGGCATGCTTGACAACATAGATTGTATGTACTAGAAGTGAAAAAAATTGTCTATTTGCTTGGCAGGGGCAGTACAAGGGGCATGTCAAACGTGCCACTGTCATACTAGAAGCGGTGGCTTCGCAAGATCTTCGAATATGACATTCTTTCTTCGGCATGGTTGGTGCTCACAATGATATCAGCGTGCTTCAGCGTTCTTTAGTGTTCACAAGGCTTGCAGAACGCCACTCCCTAGAGGTCAACTTTGAGATCAATAGCCACAATTACAACAAGGGATACTACCTAGCTGATGGTATCTATTCTCAATGGTCAACTATGTGAATACAATAGCCAATCCGCAAGGAGAGAAGAGATAGAAATTTGCCCAAATACAAGAGAGTGCTAGGAAGGATGTGGAGCGTGCTTTTGTTGTGCTTCAGTCTCAATGTGGTATAGTTTGAAACCCTGCACTAACATGGAGCACCGAGAAGCTTTGGGAGGtcatgactgcttgtgtgatcatgcatgATATGATCGTGGAGGATGAGCGTGACGACGACATCTATGACCAAAGGTTTGATTTTGAGGGTGAAATTGTTGAGTCTCAGCACCAAGAACCAACAACGTTTGAACAGTTTGCCCAATTCCATTGTGAAATGCGTGATTGACATACTCACATGCAGCTCCAAGATGACTTGGTTGAGCATATGTGGAATCATATTGGCAACCAGTAGATGCATCGGTTCATTTTCTTTCCATCTATTGAAGACAATTTCGATTGGGTAGTAAAATTATTTGATCTAAGTGATAAGTGCCACCCGTGTGGCACAAAGTAACACTGCCCTGACATTTTTACAACTAAGAGCATCTTTGGCAGACCCCGTAAAACCGGTTAAACCCTTATAATTTTCAGATTTTGAGGGGTTGATCGAAAAAAGTGTGCAGAACAAAAACCGTAAAAGTGGTCCGACCCTTAAATATTTTAAGGGGCATCATAAACCCACACCCGAAACCCATATATTTGAAGGTTCGAAGGCCAAACTGAGGGCGACCCTTATACTGGTCAAACCTCGTCGGGAAGGACGCGCCGCCGCAATTCCATCGCATAGCTCACTGGAATCATCTGCTGCCCACCGGAATCGTTCGCCGCCCGCCAGAATCAGCCGTCGGTTGTTCAAATTGGGGCCGGAGaatggcggggggggggggccgggATGAGCGCCACCTCGCGGATGTGATCGGCCGCCGCCCGGGGCGTTCGGGGGACGGCGGGGAACGAGGAGGGGAGGCGGAGGAGGACGGCTGGAGCATCTCTGAGAGGAATATTCGTTTTTACAGTGCCGTTTACAGGGTCTGTTCCGCGGGAGGTAAAGCCGGGGCTTTCGGGGGACGGCGGGGAACGAGGAGGGGAGGCGGAGGAGGACGGCTGGAGCATCTCTGAGAGGAATATTCGTTTTTACAGTGCCGTTTACAGGGTCTGTTCCGCGGGAGGTAAAGTCGACCCTTAAAACACGTTGTTTGAGACCCTTATTACGGTTTTAAGGGTCCGCGTCTGGTTGAGAAAGGAATTGTTTGCGATTGGACTCCAGATATCTATTCCACTGCAATGCTTAGAAGCTTTGTGATAATCGCATCTTCAGATGTGGGGACGTGCAGTAGGAACGAATCTCCAAAAGGTTGTTGGTTTGCGTGCGCACAAATCACCGTATTACACACAATTCTGATGGTTTTGGTGGAGAAGCTCTAAACTTGCCATCCGAAAAAAAGACGAattaaaaaaaactgaaacttACCATCCAAACAGAAAGTTGTCATGCTTCACAACTAAAGTTGCCATCCCTGAATAACTAAAATTGCCATAAAAACGTCAGGGTGAAACCTTTTCGTGCCAATTTCGCAATGTCTGTTTGTAAGATTACTTGCAATGTTTGATTTATTTGGTTGTGACTATTTTTACAATATGCATAGTTAAAATGTGCACATATGGGCTTTAGCCAGCCATGTGGGATGAGATATGGCCGCTTGTTGAACATACGGCCGGACGTCGTCACATTGTTCTATCCAAACAGATAAAATCTAGACAGAATGGACGTCTGTTTGGGTTTGACGGTTGGAGTTGGCTTTAGCTCAACTCTCGCAACAATTTGACGCAAGCAGATCATTTTACGTTCTTTAAAAGCTCGTTAGAGTCCTGGATCACTTTGCATTCTTGGAAGTTCGGCAAAGGACGTCGCCGATCGCCGGTCGCTGCTGGGCCGGACGATCGGGGGATGAGGAGATGATATCGTGGACTTGCTGAGCCAATAATACTGCACGCGGCGCACGCGACGAAGCCAGAGGATCCTGGAAGAACGTCGCCATCGGGAGCCGGGGGTGGCGTGGAAAACGAGCCGAGGGAGGCCGCCACGACAGTAGCGGGCAAGCGCAGGACGTGCGATGCAGTACGCGTGTGGTGTGTACATGTTTCTACATGCTGTGGCCGGTGTTTAAAAAATGTTTTGTTTGACGAGAACATGGCTTATCattcttttgttttgttttgcggGGAACATGGCTTATCCTTGATCCTATACCTAACGGCGTCTTCAAAGCGGACCCGTAAACCGCCCATGTTCATTTAGACCGTGGACCACGCTATCCGGATCGAAAAAATCATCCAACGCTGGCCTGTATCGATCTGCGCTGCGATCAGGACGTGTTTTCTCCCGTAAATTAAAAACAAAGTGGAGAGGTTTGCAGGAGTCCGGACATCCGAAACGTAGGACTCCGACACCCCGGCCCACCCAATCCCCCTTTCCGGTCCCATTTCCTTCCACTCGGTCCCTTCTTCTCCTTATTTTGCATCCGCACCCTCCACCTCTGCCGCCGCCGCTGTACGTCTCCGGCCGCCACAGAGACATTGCCGGACGTCCGCAACCAGCACCAACGCGCCTGCTTGCCGTTACGACAGAGCTTTCCACCCTGGAGCCGTTTGTACCCAGATACACTCCATCCCCTGTCGATGACCTCCATAGCAGACACCACGCCCAGCAGGTGTTCGGTCAAATGCCATT
This genomic stretch from Triticum urartu cultivar G1812 unplaced genomic scaffold, Tu2.1 TuUngrouped_contig_4716, whole genome shotgun sequence harbors:
- the LOC125528215 gene encoding chloride channel protein CLC-a-like; the encoded protein is MEEETATTAGRKHDDGVDSEDPGSAGNGISSLEQPLLKKSNTLTANHLAMVGAKVSHIESLDYEIIENDLFKHDWRSRSTVEVLQYVFLKWALAFLVGLLTGVIASLINLAIENISGVKMLHMVRLVRDKRYWAGFFYFSGFNLALTFVAAVLCA